The DNA window gacacactaatgtacttgtcctcttgttcagttgtgcaccagggcctcccactctttctattcatgttagaaccagtttgcgctgttctgtgacgggAGTAGTACACCACGTTGTAAGAGATCTTCCGTTACTTGGTAAtgtcttgcatggaatagccttaatttctcagaacaagaatagtctTTGTTTcgggacattttgagcctgtaattgaacccacaaatgctgatgctccagatacacaactagtctaaagaaggcctgttttattgctcctttaatcaggacaacagttttcagctgtgctaacataattgcaaaagggttttcttatgattaattagccatttaaaatgataaactttgcttagctaacacaacgtgccattggaacacaggagtgatggttgctggtaatgggcctctgtacgcctgtgtagatattccattaaaaaatcaaccgtttccagctacaatagtaatttacaacattaacaatgtcaacactgtatttctgatcgatttgatgttatttaatggacaaaaacaaggacatttctgagtgaacccaaacttttgactgggtgTGTATTTGAACTTTTGAATGGGGGATTGGAAGTGACTCAGACGATTACATTgaggaagctacaatctatctgcaatattaaagctgatctactccTAATAAAAGAAATGGGGATGAAACCATTTAGGGgggtttattattatttgtatttttttttttactccatgGGAGGTTGAAATCGGCGACGGTATCATGGGGGGAGATATGATATTAGGAAATATTCCTATGATGGGGGATTTATCAATAAATGGGTTGCAAGTTTATACGCTAAATAAAATCCCTGGAAAGTAGGGGGGTCTGAGCTGGCAACCCTGAGGTACCATAGTTACAATCTGATGAaggttcaaaacaactgggaaattGGAAGTCTTGGATGTCTTCATACTTGATCTGGAGAAACGTCTGGAGAAGTGCTGGGGCTCTTGTTGAAGTGAAGTTGTCTGGCTCAGTAAAGCCTTAAACATAAATTGTCcacaacagtgaaatgggctacatctgtgaattaatgaggcggaacacaccaCAATTCAAACTTTTTTTAGTAAAATTTGTTAGAAAATCATTTGAACTTCACAATTTGAAATTACCTATAgataccggtaccctctgtatatagcctcactgttATGTaattttgttactttttattttgttactttagtttatatagtaaatattttcttaaccaataatgcagttcaagaaatagagttaagggcTTTCACGGTTAGGTCTACacgttgtattcggcgcgtgtgacaaatacaatttgattactTTTTTGAAATCCAGAGTATTTTCCACGTAGATTCCATGTCACattacattgattcaaccagtgtgttcccAGTGGGAAGTGTTTTATAAAGGAGGGCCAACACATGAAATAGAGCCTGGCTAATTCCCTGTTTGATCCTTGGCACTCAGATTCAAGTTGTGGACTAGATGAAGGGACAGATCTGTGGAAAGGCTGATGGGGAAGTCGGACAGGAATACCATACACCCAGTGGACGCCTGACCAATAGCCCAGTCAGCTTCGCCCATTCCTGGGTGCTTCCTTCCGAAAACTGCCGTGACAAGTCTGGTAAGTCTTAGCCTACTGCCTATGCTGCATCACTTTCACAAATGTCAGTTAATTTAGTTAACATATTACTGCACCCATCTATCCCAGAATGTTGCATGAAGATCGAGTCTGTAAAGCTGGAGAAGCAGGTGATTGTTGATGGCAAGGAGTCCAAATGCTACTGAGTATGTGATGCGCTGTCTGCCTGGCTGCCTCCCAGTGAGGACCATCCCTGTCACCATTGGTTTCCACTGCCTCCCCACCGGTAAGTCTACAAAACTGTTTTACTGAAGATGTCAAACAGTATCTgatgtagtcaatgaacacaTCTGCAAATCCTAATTCCTCATTTTCTTTCCTATTCAAGATTTCAACTTGAATGGGTCTGAGCAACATCTATGATAAGAGTGTGGACCTGAGGGAGACTGCAGAAGACCATTTGGTTTGTCGCTGCACTGAACAGTGCTTAATCTCATTGTCATCTTTGCCACAAACACAGTTCTCTTTTATTTCACCAATTTTCTGAATGACTGTTCCTAATATAAATTTGAATACATTTCAAGCAGCATTGCAAAACCCATTGTTTtctgaaaataataaaaaataaatggtggGACTATATGGAACATAATAATTTAAGACTTCAGAAAGTATATGCCCTCAAAGTATTCGCACCCCTTTGCTTTCTCCCGAATTCTGTGTTATGGCCTGAATGTAACATttattaaatttagattttgtcactgatctacacatgATACcgcataatatcaaagtggaattttgtttgtagaacattttgcagtttaaaaaaaaagctgAAACGTCTTGAGTCAATGTATTCAACCCAtttgctatggcaagcctaaataagttaaggagtaaaaatgtgcttaacaaatcacataagatGCATGGACTCATTCCGTGTTCAACAATAGTGGTTaatgtgataaaaaaaaaaaactacccaatctctgtaccccacacatacagataattgtgtgatatatatatatatatcacacaattatctgtaaggtccctcaattgagtattgaatttcaagcaaaGATACAACCACAAAGCTCAGTGAGGTTTTTCAATGCTTCGCACCAAGGGCACagattggttaaaaaaaaagaagcttaatatccctttgagcatggtgacatTATCAATTAGGCTTTGgctagtgtatcaatacactcagtcactagaaagatacaggtgtccttcataactcagttgccggagaggaaggaaactactcagggatttcaccatgaggccaatggtgattttaaaacagtttcaGAGTTTAATTGTTGTGatttgaggatggatcaacaatgtagttactccacaatactaacctaaatgaaagAGTGTAAAAAAGGAAGCTTGTACATagtaaacatattccaaaacatgcatcctgttggcaacaaggcacttaagtaatactgcaaaaaatgtggtatgcttgtcatcggcaaggactaaggagtttttTTCGGATAAAAACATGTAacacagctacagttgaagtcggaagtttacatacaccttagccaactacatttaaactcagtttttcacaattcctgacatttaatcctagtaaaaaaaatccctgttttaggtcagttaggatcaccacttcattttaagaatgtgaaatgtcagaataatagtgattaatttcagcttttatttaattgatcacattcccagtgggtcagaagtttacatacaatcaattagtatttggtagcattgccttttaaattgtttaacttgggtcaaatgtttcgggtagccttcttacaagcttcccacaagaagttgggtgaattttggctcattcctcctgacagagctggtgtaagtgagtcaagtttgttggcctccttgctcgcacacgcttttttagttctgcctacaaatgttctataggattgaggtcagggctttgatggccactccaataactttgttgtccttaagccattttgctgcaactttggaagtatgcttggggtcattgtctatttggaagacccatttgcgtccaagctttaacttcctgactgatgtcctgagtTGCTGCTTCAATTtatccttatgatgccatctaatttgaagtgcaccagtcccgcctgcagcaaagcacccccacaacatgatgctgcgacCCTCGTGCCTCatggttggtatggtgttcttcggcttgcaagcatcaaGGAccctttttgtttcatcagaccagaggacatttctccaaatagtatgGTTTTtctacccatgtgcagttgcaaaccgtagtctggcttttttaatgacggttttggagcagtgtattccttgctgagcagcctttcaggttacttttaccttttaactaggcaagtcggttaataaaaattcttattttcaatggtggcctaggaacagtgggttaactgccttgttcaggggcagaacaatagatttggaccttgtcagcttggtgatttgaacttgcaacctttcggttactagtccaacgctctaaccactaggctacgctgccgacGTTATGTTGagataggacttgttttactgtggatatagttacttttgtacccgtttcctccatcTTCATacggtcctttgctgctgttctgggattgatttgcagtttttTGCGATTTAAAGTACttcaactctaggagacagaatgagtctccGTCCTGAATGGTATTTTTtgatctgttattttaccaggtaagttgactgagaacacgtgctcatttacagcaacgacctgggaaatagttacaggggagagggggatgaatgagtcaATTGTTACCTGGGGATTATTAgatgaccatgatggtttgagagCCAGGttgagaatttagccaggacaccggggttaacacccctactcttacgataagtgccgtGGGATCTTTAAtgatgacggctgtgtggtcccatgttgtttatacttgcatactattgtttgtacaactaaacgtggtaccttcaggcattttgaaattgttcccaaggatgaaccagacttggaggttgACAAGTTTtttttcttaggtcttggctgatttcttttgattttcccatgatgtcaagcaaagaggcactgcgttttgaaggtagtccttgaaatacatccacaggtacacctccaattgactcaaatgatgtcaattagcctcagaagcttctaaagccatgccgccattttctggaatcttccaagctgtttatttaaaggcacagtcaacttacagtacttaaacttatgacccactagGATAGTGAAAAAATCTGTCTAAGCAATTTTTGgtaacattacttgtgtcatgcacaaagtagatgtcctaacggacttgccaaaactatagtttgttaacaagaaatttgtggagtggttgaagaaaaaagttttattgactccaatctaagtgtatgtaaccttccgacttcaactgtataagcaCAGGcaagtcctagaggaaaacctggtttcgTCTGCTTTCCAACCGACactgagacaaattcacctttcagcagtacaataacctaaaacacaaagccaagtctacactgaagttgcttaccaagacgacattgaatgttcttgagtggcctacAGCAGtttgttttgacttaaatcggtgaaaatctatagcaagaattgaatggctgtctagcaattatcaacaaTCAAGCTGGCAGAGATTGAATAATTTttgaaagaataatgggcaaatattgtacaatccaggtgtgcaaagctcttggagACTTTCCCAAAAAAGACTCACAACTATAATCGCCGCcaaggtgtttctacaaagtattgactcaggggggtgaatacttatgcaaatgagatTTTAGTATTTAATTTAacaaatttgctaacatttctaaaaacatgttttcacattatggggtattgtgtctagatggGTGTGAAcagtatatttaatcaattttgaattcgggctgtaacacaacaaaatgtggaataaatcaaggggcatgaatactttctgaaggcactttatatTACAAAATAATCTCAAAGCATTTAAAACAAATTAAAGAGGCGAGCGAATGGTGTCTCTAGTCCGCTTCAGATATTTGCTTGGAAAAGGAGTTGAGAGGATTTGAAAAAGTCTGAAGCCTATGGCTGGAGTGGAGGGGGCATCATTGGTACAGCCAGGGAGAAAGTCAGTCTGTCAGACATGCCAGGAGCATTTCATTAGGGCCCCTCGGCTTCTCCGTTGTTCCCAGTTTCTGCTCCTCCATTGACGATATGTAGCACCTACTTGGGTGATGCTTCGGCTGCATTCATATTAATTTTGGATTCACATTCAATCCTTTGGATTACAGCACTAAATAAGAACAGATGAAACTCCACTTTTCAAGAGACAACTCTGACAAATTAGCAGAGCCAGATGGACATTTCAGTACTGTAAATGCTTGATCCTGTCGGATACAGTTTGCAAACACTCATATACACATTTTGATAGAAGTTGCTTACTGTCAGAATCATACATTCATTTAGTATAGCATCAGCTTTAAAATACACAGAAACGATCAATCTACTGATTCAATTAAAACATTCACCAGTTAGCTGTTGCAGCATTCAAACTACAGCACACGTTGTTTACAATTTAAAGATTGTAGCTGTTACGCCACCTGGTTTAATGAGGTGAGGATCATTaaataaacaacaaaacatgAATAAACCCAGATTCTTTACCATCATGGATGGAGCGTGGAAATAACAATCAGAGATTGCAATGCAAAGCTTTTATTTTCTGTAGGCCTATAACAGCAATGAGATCATAATGTTCAATAATCAATAACTGGAGCGCTCAGGAATGGCtaaagaattgcaacatttacctggagctaactctgcaaatagcactacTGGGTCATTTTAAGTCAGTCAGTCGATtaataataatactcttagcaaaaatgtttctttaatatgtagaatctatgagaatagaaaggttcagaacttttgaaatatcacagcacagttgaaaaatatggcaaatagatatcaaaactggatggttttcagagatggatgggaggggttgagtggagctgaaggatgatactaaaaacaaagaaaatagaAGTATTGTAAACTATACAGTGTtgataaaatgtatatagtatgaaTAAGCTGGAGGTAGAAGCCTAagagttgttgtccattagtttactccaattaggggagggatggtagggtaagtggaaaataaaggaaaatatatttaaaaaaatattttatatactgtatatatttttttgaattaATGGGGGATTTGAAAGGATGCACTGTCGCTCATACAACACTTCTCTCATCCTACCTGAACACCGCAAGCTGTACACATGTacaccccaccccccaccactaACAGGTAACACCTTGAGCACCATATACCCCCGGAAACTTGGACATTTGTAGTTAGCCAAAGGCTGTAGCATgcagtaataataaatacatagaCAAAACCATGCAATGCACACTGGTAATGAGAGTATTGAATAAAACACTAAATTCAGGGTTCTGAGAGGGAGTGGGCACAGCCAAGCCAGCCAGGGTTGTTCCAGAGTTATCCAGATTACTGtcctatgtacacacacacttgcaaaACATACCACTGTAACAATACACATTTAACTGCTCTCCCAAAACATTATATATAAAACAGTACAGATTTTCATGAATAAACCATTCTAACTAATTCAAAGATTGGTGAGTGATAATCAATCCATTTACAAAAGGAGCGCACAACATATTTCCATTTATTATGGTTCCCCATTAACTtctccaaggcagcagctattcttcctggggtccagcaaaattaagccagttatacaattttaaaaacattacaatacattcttAACAGATTTCAAAACACACTAAATGTGTGCCCTCATGcctctactccactaccacatatctacaacacaaaattaatgtgtacgtgtgtatagtgtgtatgttatcatgtgtctgtgcctatgtttgtgttgcttagCCAGAACACATTAACTTAACACATTGGCTCCATAGTCGCCGTCCAAAAAGGTGAGCCTCTATGCACCACCCACCTCCACATTTCAGGACAGTGACTGGGCATCTTATTTGCCCTGCACTCTTTGACCTCACGTGAAGGGTGAGACCCCATCGGCCCCTCTACGCACGCGTGGCCATGGCAGCCAGTAACAATGTAACCTGTTTGTTTtgtaactaacaatttcaaagaaaATAAGTGAGGACAtactgtaaaacattttattgTCAAGAATATTAAGATACAAGTAACAGGTAAATGGAAAGGTGAGCGACACATTTTTTTGTAGGTTGGACACTGATCATTTGAACACAGAGAAGCAGATATGAAAAGCTGGGTTAACCTAACCCTATGGGTTTGTGATCTCTCTCATCCTGTTCCTCAGTCAGATAGAGATTTCAGTTAGAAGCATAAATATCATaacccccaaaaatgctaacctctcctgatatttacatttttttatttaacctttatttgactaggcaagtcagttaagaataaattattttttacaatgacggccttgcTATGTTTgtgcttccgagtggcgcagcgctctaaggcactgcatctcagtgctagaggcatcactacagaccctggtttgattccaggctgtatcacaaccggctgtaatTGGGATTACCATAGGGCAACGCATAATTGACCcagtgttgttagggtttggcaggggtaggccttcattgtaaataagaatttgttcttaactgacttgcctagttaaataaatagatatcttgtggcagtgtggaaattgtCACAAATGAATGCAGGAAATTATTTTTgattgaagttgaattgaacagtaaaACAAtaagaatggagaaagacccattgaaatcacttagaaagTTTAcgttgccaccctagggtcacgcACTACTCACAAAACATAAAATGCTGTCAAACcggcaataaaaaataaaaaacgtgaTATGATactttggccatatcgcccagccctatttTAAACTCCCCCTGGCCCAGAGGAAGCTGCTGGTGTATCTGACCAGTGATGgtggaaaaaaacaaacaattactAACATTTGCTACTGTAGGTAGCGTTAGCTagcgctagtcggctgtacctgagCCGAAACTCCAGTTTGTTTTATCCTatatcttctttttaaatagtgagccaacatctCTTCAGTACTTTTATTTCtctgactgatcaaaacttgttttctctTCTCTCCGCAGCAGACAGTGCGCAATAgcgaattgcaatacatataaaATGGTGAGAATCGCAATAACTATCGTATCGGCATCTAAGGATCATGATAGTATCGCATCAGGAGATCAccggcaattcccagccctaccaGTGACCATGGAACACACAATGAAAGTGCATCATTACTGGCCACAGGCCCAGTGTTGTTTGTCCCAACCTAGTGCCACTGAACTAAACTAGGGCACATTTGTGTACATATGCACCCATTGAAAATAATGGACAACAGTTTGGTTTGTGGGGCGAAGAATTTCATTTTCACCCTAGTTCAACCCCTTGGCAGGGAGAAAAAAAGCGTTGACTGGCATGGCTTTACCTTTTTATATAGAGAGTAAGAGCCTGATGATAAGCTGccaagttgaatcaggtatgttaGCGCTGAGGGGACAGtggttttcaaacctctcctcggggaacccccccagagctagcacacctgattcaacttggcAACTTATCATCATCAAGCCCTTAACTGTTGAATTGTAAAATATCTGGGgatccccgaggagaggtttaaGAACCACTATGCATTCGGATGGGCCAGGTGGAGAtacagttacagtttaatggAAGTAAATGGGGTAAAGGCCTACCTGTCCTCCCAGCTGTTTCATGAGAGGTTGTAGTTCACTGAAGAGGTCGTAACCCTGGTGGAAGAAGGTCAGGTGGGCGTACATGAAGGACAGCATCTACGGACAGGAACGTACCAATCAGAGACGTCGTACACGAGGCAAAAGACATGGGAATAACAGTTAAGTTCATATGGTTATTTTCATAGAAAACGATATTTACCGATTTGAGGATTTCCGATCTTCTCTTAGACTGGAGTACATTGATCTGTGTGGGTAGAAAGAAAGGCTCACAGTTAGATTGGGTCACTACTGTgtgtaagtgcgtgtgtgtgcgtgcgtgcgtgtgtatgagaAAAACAGAGCACTGTACTAATGAATTTGATCGAATCAAATACTCATCCCAGTTCACACCAATAAACTTCAAATGCATTTAAAGTTCATCGGTTCCCATTAAATGGGCATCATGAATAGTGTATAATTAAACAGAATTACATCACTGTAGATGTGGTAGGAACTGGATAGGTAGAAGCAGGCTGTAGGAATGGGATAGGTTTATTGCATCTACTCCATTCTATTATCCTTGCTTCTACTATGTTATtgctttttctttctttcatacATCTGCAAAAGCTTAAGGGTTTGAGACTAGTGGAAGGTTCTAGCCTGCTGGTTGTTCTCAGACTGGGCAGTTGAGAGGACATTGAGCAATTTAAAATAACTGTGCCTGTGTCAATTGGTAAACATCTAAATGTTCCACTATAGCTGCTAAGGAAGGTGATGTTGATGTAACAgtttaactttagtccgtcccctcgccgggctcgaaccagggaccctctgcacccAGACAACAGCCACTCACAAAGCATCGTTACTCATTGCTCctcaaaagccacggcccttgcagagcaaggggaaccactacttcaaggtctcagagcgagtgacgtcaccaattgaaatgctattagcgcgcaccaccgctaactagctagccatttcacatcggttacattgACATGCTGCTGACTCTCATGTGGAAAAGAACAACATATTAAAACGTGTACCTTCAATGGAATGCCCCTTTAAAATCAGCTTTGCCCTCCGGTTTATAGATTTTCGGAGAGCTTGATAGCAGGCGAGCTCGATACCGCTCGAAGGCTTTGATAAAGTATTGGTCAGCCCTTGCAGAATGCTGCTGTTATTGGAAAACGTGTGTGCTATTAAATGAAGTCCACTTCCCCATTCACAGCAACACCATGAAACCCAAGCTATAGCTAATGCTAAGCTGTCTGGCCCCATTATCCGCCGACATGGCCCATTCATCATCATTGCAGCAGCCCAGGAGAAGACCAGGCAATGAAGGCATGGCTGTATACATGACTGattttggtaatggtgagagattagcatgtcATAGGGGATCTTTGAGCCTCTAACTTTCTCATcagagaagctttaaccaagtttagtccttcccaaaggttctgtacagctgtatTCAGACAACCCAACATTTGTCCCATCCAGATATTT is part of the Oncorhynchus tshawytscha isolate Ot180627B linkage group LG18, Otsh_v2.0, whole genome shotgun sequence genome and encodes:
- the vtg2 gene encoding LOW QUALITY PROTEIN: vitellogenin 2 (The sequence of the model RefSeq protein was modified relative to this genomic sequence to represent the inferred CDS: inserted 2 bases in 1 codon; substituted 2 bases at 2 genomic stop codons) — encoded protein: MKVQNNWEIGIVDXMKGQICGKADGEVGQEYHTPSGRLTNSPVSFAHSWVLPSENCRDKSECCMKIESVKLEKQVIVDGKESKCYXEYVMRCLPGCLPVRTIPVTIGFHCLPTVSDISTXMGLSNIYDKSVDLRETAEDHLVCRCTEQCLISLSSLPQTQFSFISPIF